A genome region from Triticum aestivum cultivar Chinese Spring chromosome 2B, IWGSC CS RefSeq v2.1, whole genome shotgun sequence includes the following:
- the LOC123046231 gene encoding brassinosteroid-responsive RING protein 1, with protein MGFPVGYSELLLPKQLLHLLLLLGYLRRFLLWAFDAVGLGDLLDLGDEHLAQEHARGDHGAAEALLQHRRPEFRPVTAMVIEEVLPVVRFDELEAAACVDGDCAVCLSGIGGGDEVRRLSNCRHAFHRGCLDRWMEHDQRTCPLCRAPLIPDEMAGALWATAAGVPDASDFDFFYLGASAPTTPTLLRPHELLLTGLGGYQ; from the coding sequence ATGGGCTTCCCGGTCGGCTACTCCGAGCTGCTGCTCCCCAAGCAgctgctccacctcctcctcctgctcggCTACCTCCGCCGCTTCCTCCTCTGGGCCTTCGACGCCGTCGGCCTCGGCGACCTGCTGGATCTCGGGGACGAGCACCTGGCGCAGGAGCACGCGCGCGGCGACCACGGCGCCGCGGAGGCGCTGCTGCAGCACCGCCGGCCCGAGTTCCGGCCCGTGACGGCCATGGTCATCGAGGAGGTGCTCCCCGTGGTGCGGTTCGACGAGCTGGAGGCCGCGGCGTGCGTCGACGGGGACTGCGCCGTGTGCCTCAGCGGCATCGGCGGTGGCGACGAGGTGCGGCGGCTCAGCAACTGCCGCCACGCCTTCCACAGGGGGTGCCTGGACCGCTGGATGGAGCACGACCAGCGCACCTGCCCGCTCTGCCGCGCCCCGCTCATCCCCGACGAGATGGCCGGCGCGCTCTGGGCCACCGCCGCCGGCGTGCCCGACGCCTCCGACTTCGACTTCTTCTACCTGGGCGCCTCGGCGCCCACCACCCCGACGCTGCTGCGGCCGCACGAGCTGCTGCTCACCGGCCTCGGCGGCTACCAGTGA